The stretch of DNA TTTAAAAAGCTGTAAATGTGACGAGGATGTCTAGCCCACTAAATTAAACTGATATTATCCAGAATCGATACTATATCAGTATCGTATCAATCAATCCGATACTCGAGAATTAAATCTTTGCTATGCACACGatcattctcattctcattctcaCTCCCGCCATCCCATATTCTAAACCAACAACTTAAATGGCAGTAGATACCAGTGAAGATTCTGGTCCCCCCCATAAATTTGCAGATTCCTCTCCTTGTTGCAGTCctgatttctttctttattaacCAACAACCACAATCCTAAGCGGTTCGATTGGGCTTGGCAGCGGAGAAGAGGCAAAGGGACCACATGATAAAGTTAGAgctcgtttgataatgtttctgtcgtttctgtttcaagaaacggcagaaacataaattttcgtttctaaaaatagaaacggaattgaaggtgtttgataagtcatgtttttagaagtcgatgataaccagtgaaagaattaccacaagtcgtttccagaaacggcgaaacaagttgaacttgtttcgcctgggtcgtttcttgaaccataaataagtaaaaatttctatttctatttctaaaaataagtgaaacgaaacagttttatcaaacggtttttgctccgtttcttgaaacgttatcaaacgggcccttagattcCCATtcgcattcttttttttttttttttgctaacaagtTAGATTCCCATTCATTCTTTGGAGATTTTCTGGAGTGAACTTAGTTTGGAAAAGGAATAGGAAATTAAAGTCCTTTTCCAATTTGGGAATAAAACCAATGAAAGATGGGTTCACCCAATGGCATTGcatcaaaatagaaaatttgtGTACTTAGTTTGTCTTCACCCatgttaaagagattctctATCCTTTTAGGGTGACTGGTAGCAGCGCTTAAGCGTCCTGTCACAGCctgcccactgaaggcccacaatcccttaaggagggtggttaggctgacttagtgctagtgggagtgctaagtgctgACACGATTGCTTAGAAAgatctaaggccgtgacagtccGCTCCAAATAAACACCACAATTAATTTTGAACATTGATCTTTTGATaataaatgggtaatttacaacgccaccccctggagaatgccaatattataggaacaccccctctctttcaccaaattagactcagaccccctaccgtcagtctcagTTAAAGAATATACtatatatgctgatgtcaactattatattttattttaaataccaaaatgcccttactaaactAAACGTAAAATACCTAAAATGTCTATGTAATAAGCCCCTCCAGGAACTTGCGGCGAGGAGGTGACCCATGATGGTGGCATCGTTGGAGAGGCCGACGGTGACGATGAAGGCATGGGCATGTTTGTTTCCATCACCGGCAACAACGGCATCAGCGACGGACGGTGACAACAGGCTCGCGGCAACCAGTAGCAGACTTAATCAAGTCTTTGAGTTGCAACCAGTTCTGAATTTGAGTTGCAACCAGTTCTCCGGTGAAATCCCACCTGAGTTCTTTGGTCTTGACAAGCTCGGCATTctggaccttttttttttaaaacacacaAGTTGGCCTCACGGTTCAGacttctgtgtgtgtgtgtgtgtgtgagagagagagagagagagaatcttgtCCACGACACTTGGGGTTTCGAACACCGTCGATCCTCTGAATTCGCTCTAGAGACACGCTCGTCCTGGCTATCCGATAGGAGCATGATACTCGCCACGGGATTTCTCTCCCACCGATCTTCCAGCACCTCAGCGGCTTTCCTCAGAGCTTCTCCAACGCTGGTACCCTGCCCAGCGACGAGCAGGTCGATGATTCGCCGCGTCGAGCGCTGGCCCTGAGCCGTCATCCTTCTCAGCGGCAACAACCTCTTGGAGCACGCCGAGAAGGCAATGATGGAGAGCCGATAAGAAGAGCCAAGCGATGATATCACAAGCCGCATGGCACGCTTCAGCATCTGCAATTTGGCACGGGTCATGCTTCCGCTGACATCCAACACAGTGACCAGATCGATCGATGCAAGGCGAGAGGGATGGAGCAGTCCGACGCCAGCTTCTACCATTTGTGTCCTATGGCTTTCTTTCTCAGAAGCTAAAGACTCTAACTTCTTCAATGTCTTCAATTGTAGCCGAGGAACCCAGAGATCTTGAACCAGTTTAAGGATATGGGTCTTGTTGAGAGGAGATTTCGGGGTTGGGATCCGATCGACGCCTTTGGTGGTGCACCAGGCCTGGATTAGTCGCCGGAGAGTATGGTTTGGAGTTAAAGAAGAGTCTAAAGGAAGTGGCTGCTTTGTGACGGGACATGTCGTGTTTTTCCCCGACGACAACCATTGTTCGATGCTCTCTCGGTCGCTGTCATGCTAGTGCATGCCGGGGGTGGAGGGGCCTTCACCTTTAATGCCACCACGTAAGTCTCGGGACTCCGGCCAACTGAGACCACTGCGACTCCACCGGAGAAGAAGCTAGAACCACCGACAGCTGCTGTTGCGGACGGTCGGTGCGAAGTAACTTAGGTACAAtatgttttattatttattttaattaaaagggtaaaaatgtcattttaaatCCTTACTTAATGGAgattgacggtagggggtctgagtctaatttggtgaaagagagggggtgttcttataatattggcattctccagggggtggcgctgtaaattaccaaGCCGCCGATTGCCTTCATGCCTTTATTAGGGCTTTCTACTTCAACATCCCATTCCCTGTTTTGTATATATGCCAAAGACGGTTGTCGACGATGCTCGCAATAGTCACTATTGCAGAACGAATAGCAACAGGGCTCCAATATGGGTGGGACGACTTGAGTAAAGCGGTGGCCCCACTCACATGGGGGCAAGCCATGGATGTGCCTGAGAAAAACTCAGTTTTCTGGGCATCGGAATCTAAGCCGATCGGTCCTACCGCATCTGTCCATGCGGCCAGAATGTTGACACCAAAGGCGGTCAAGTCTGGTTTGAGGATCTCCGGGTCTATACCACTGGGACCTCGACCAGAGAAGAAGGCCACCACCGGTGCTGGCTTCACGCCAATGACGGTGTCATCGAAGGCGATGGTGGCCGTcggaatggaagaagaagaaccgtAAGCTTTGACTGCATCACCTTCTTTGGCGCCTACTGCACAGGTAGGGATGAGGTGAGCTGTGAGCATCGCTGACAACACCTTCGCCATTTGATGCCCCATTAGCGAGGATCAGTCCAACTCCACCTGCTTTCTCAACAACTAAACCCTTTGTGACTCGCAGACATGATCTTGCCTCTGACGAGTTTTGGATCGAGAGAATTCTCCATACAAAGTGAAGTGGAAAGTACTCCCGATTTGCTAGGGTAAACCAATGGGAACATTTTTTCGTACAACAATTTATCAGAGTAGATAGCTACACTTGGAAGCTTTCGTCCATCATTGAGAATTACGTCGGTCGGAAAATTTCGATCAATAGTTCCAGCTCTAATGGTAGTAAGCCATGGTGCGAGGTTAATTACAGGCATTCTGTTGGGGCCATTATTACTAGCAGAGGAGGAGACGAATACCCCTTTAAAAATGACGCCCAGCTGGAAAGGTAAACCGAAATAATCAGTTGTCGGTTGAAAATAAAGAACGCTTTAAATTATCTCATATAAGATCAACAGTTAAAAATAAATGTGATGCTTATATGAAGTGAGCGCTTAACGCTGCTACCATTTAGACATCGTATTTATCCTTATGGGATCTAACTCTAGGGTTAGAAAACGACTTTGACAAATAGCTATTCGCGGGGAGAGAAGGACAGTACAGACGGGAAAGGAAACTTCCTTCAATGCAATTGGGATTGGAATCATAATCCGAATCGGCTGTGACCAATTCGATTAGTATGTATTAATGCGATGCACCACACAAATAGACTAAGTACTGTCTCCACGTATATGAAGTTTCTGAAATGGGTCCTTtattgttacaaaaaaaaatatatatatatatatctctctttctcttcctcttcctcttcctcttcctcttcttcttcatgtgAAAAGGCATCCTTACTCCTTATTGTTTTGGAGAAGAGGGAGACACAACACTCAGActatctctcctccctcttgtTAAATGACATATTTACTCCTACTTTTGATAGAAAAGAGACAGATATAAGGTTTTAACAAAAAATAGATAGACACGTCACACAAGAAGACACTAGAGGCTCTGAGAGACCAAGGGGGATTCCTAATCCCAATTATTTGGTGAAGTAATGGCCTACCATGGCAAAAAACTATGGCCACTTACTCTaatgtttgttttggttttattgattttggtttacCTACCCTTTAACAAAATCTAATATAGTAATCACAATTCTTATTACAAGATAGGGATAAATAACGCTATCTGATCGCGTAGTCTCTATATTAACACATGGCCAATGGGATTGTACCATCAAGTCATCCAAAGAGAGGCATGGTGGTCATTTTGCCACCCCTATATTTAGGCATAGGAGCGCACCATCGGATAGCATTATTTTCTCCTAAAAGACaatataataaagaaaaaaaattctataagcCATCGGATGAGGGAATGCTAGCATCCCTTTTCTCTAAGTCTATGactctcctcctccaggaaatGACCTCGATGTCCTCCCATGTACGAAAGGTTCCATTATATTTCATTGATGCACTCTTCTATGCcgtttctaaaaaaaatcccTCTCCCTATAGATTAGATGTCAATGTTAGTTATCAATAATAACGATACACATCGGTTGATACAGCCAAGACATACCGATACGCTGAACCAGGTTTGGCACCTGAGCTCCCAAATTTTTataaaatgcataccaaattaCCAAAACCAAGAGAGGAGCATAGAGCTAACATAATTCTCTACCAAACCaatagaataataataaatgattaACGGGAGTAATTAATTATCTAGATTTGACTTAATAATTAATGATACCTCCATAACACAAAGAATGGAAAGGTCGGTTGGTCGGTCGGTCGGTCGTCCTCTTCCTTTGTCTGCGTCCTCCGAtgaccttttctttcttccttccttttaaACTTCCCTAGGACTTTCCCTTTCACACCTGCAATCACGGCTAAAACTCGAAACATGAATTTGAAGAAACTGTAACTGTGATTTTATGTAATCAAGTGGAAGGAGCTACTCATCTCGGTGTCCTGTAGCAAGGGAGTCTGAGATTCGGTTTGTACTATCTCCAGGTACAAAGTGGTGGTGGCTTTTCTTCTGGGGGAGAACAGATCCagaggttttgggtttggtcttgtggTGAACTTTTCTTTCTCCCCAACAACCCTCTTAACTGTCTCAATTCACATTGGCTCTGAGATCATGAATCTCAGTTCCATTGTTTCTTTTCTGTAAAAATTTCCATATTGATTTGGTCACCAAACGGTAAAGCTTTGATAGAGTATTAGGTATTATATAACTTTTCTGTCTCTTCTCTATGCTTTACtaaattttttctccctttttcttcttcagatgTCGTTGAGATGATGCATCATTGGGAGAAAGCATGAGTTCCGGAAGCAGCGGTCTTCGTTTGTGGTGGAGATTTACtgctttccttcttcttctgggTCGGTCACTTGGGCTCACTACTGACGGAATTCTTCTACTTTCCTTCAAGTACTCTGTTCTCAGTGACCCTCTATCAGTGTTGGGGAGCTGGAACTACGACGACGACACGCCCTGCTCATGGAACGGAGTTATGTGCACAGGAATCGCGACTGCTAGTATGGGCGATGCGCTTCGAGTAATCAGTTTGGCTCTCCCAAACAGTCAGCTTCTGGGTTCTGTTCCGCCTGACCTGGGTATGATCGAACACCTTCGGCATCTCGATCTCTCCAATAATTCACTCAATGGGACACTACCGGCCTCGCTGTTCAACGTTTCCGAGCTTCAATCACTCGCACTCTCCAACAATGTCATTTCTGGTTCGTTGCCGGAGTCCGTCGCTGGACTCAAGAGCCTTGAATTTCTCAACTTATCCGGCAATGCCTTGTCGGGATTGATCCCTGACAATCTCACTACTCTTCCCAATCTCACCGTTCTCTCCCTCAGCAACAATTACTTCTCTGGCGGTGTGCCCAGCGGGTTTCAAGCTCTAGAAGTTCTTGATCTGTCGTCTAACCTCATTGACGGATCGTTGCCTGCAGAATTCTGTGGAGATAAACTCTGGTACTTCAATCTCTCCTACAATAGACTCTCTGGAGCGATACCGCCAGGTTTTGGGAAGGGAATACCAGCTAATGCTACTCTTGACCTATCTTTCAATAATCTAAGCGGGAAAATCCCAGAATACAGAGCCTTTTTTGATCAGAAGATGGAGTCTTTTGCCGGGAACCCTGATTTATGTGGGAAACCGCTAAAGAAACTGTGTTCAACTCCTTCTACGCCCTCCACTGCCCCAAATGTCTCCAATGCCACCTCTCCGGCAATTGCAGTGATGCCCAAGACCATAGACTCAACCCCTGTAACTGGGTCAGCCGGGAATGCGACAAATGGTATTCAAGGCACTCAACAACAGCAGGGGCAGAGCGGGCTTAGACCAGAAGCGATAGTGGGCATCGTTGTAGGGGATTTGGCGGGAATAGGGATACTGTCAATGATTTTGCTGTATGTGTACCAATTGATGAAGAAAAGGAAGGCGAGCATCACAGGCGCTGGAGAGAAGAAAGCGTTAGAaatggaaggagaagaggacCGGTCATCGACGGAAGGGCTAGGCTGGTCATGTTTGAGAAAAAAAGGCATTAGTGATGAAGACACTTCGCAAACAACGGGTAGTGAAGAGGACGAAGAGGAGCAAGTGAACTACGATGAGCAACAGAAGATGCAGCAGAAAAGAGGGTTTCTTGTGACGGTGGATGGAGAAACGGATCTGGAACTGGAGACTCTACTGAAATCTTCGGCTTACATACTGGGAGCTACAGGGTCAAGCATTGTGTACAAGGCGGTGCTGGAAGACGGGACGACGCTGGCGGTGAGGAGGATAGGAGATAGCGGTCTTGAGAAGTTCAAGGACTTCGACAATCAGGTCAGGCAAATCGCCAAACTCCGCCACCCTAACCTAGTCCGCATCAGAGGCTTCTTCTGGGGTTCCGACGAGAAGCTCATCATCTACGACTACGTCCCTAACGGAAGCCTCGCCAACGCCTGTTCCAGTAAGCTCTCTCTACCTACTCGAGTACGTTAggtaaatgattttatttttgctaaaaTGCGCGATGTGGGTATAGGAAAACCGGGTTCGTCACCGTATCAGTTACCGTGGGAGGTGAGGCTTAAGATAGCAAGAGGAGTGGGAAGAGGGCTAACGTATCTCCATGAGAAGAAACACGTCCATGGGAATCTGAAGCCCAGTAACATCCTCTTGGGTGCAGACATGGAGCCTATGATCGGGAATTTCGGGTTGGAGAGGCTGGTGTGGGTAGGAGATAACAGCTACAAAGCGGGTGGGTCGGATAGACATTTCGGGATTGGGAGCAAGAGGTCCACACAAGAGCAGCAGGGGCCAGGGGCTAGCCCCAGCACCAGCTCCCTTGGTGGCACCTCCCAATACATGGCGCCCGAGTCCCCAAAGAACCTAAAGCCCAACCCCAAGTGGGATGTCTACTCATTCGGTGTCATCTTGCTGGAGCTGCTCACTGGGAAGATGCTCTCGGAAAGGGAGTTGGTTCAGTGGAACACTGGGTCGTCTGTGGCAGTAGAAGATAGTAATCGGGTGCTCCGGATGGCTGATGTGGCT from Macadamia integrifolia cultivar HAES 741 unplaced genomic scaffold, SCU_Mint_v3 scaffold46, whole genome shotgun sequence encodes:
- the LOC122068828 gene encoding probable LRR receptor-like serine/threonine-protein kinase At4g37250; this encodes MSSGSSGLRLWWRFTAFLLLLGRSLGLTTDGILLLSFKYSVLSDPLSVLGSWNYDDDTPCSWNGVMCTGIATASMGDALRVISLALPNSQLLGSVPPDLGMIEHLRHLDLSNNSLNGTLPASLFNVSELQSLALSNNVISGSLPESVAGLKSLEFLNLSGNALSGLIPDNLTTLPNLTVLSLSNNYFSGGVPSGFQALEVLDLSSNLIDGSLPAEFCGDKLWYFNLSYNRLSGAIPPGFGKGIPANATLDLSFNNLSGKIPEYRAFFDQKMESFAGNPDLCGKPLKKLCSTPSTPSTAPNVSNATSPAIAVMPKTIDSTPVTGSAGNATNGIQGTQQQQGQSGLRPEAIVGIVVGDLAGIGILSMILLYVYQLMKKRKASITGAGEKKALEMEGEEDRSSTEGLGWSCLRKKGISDEDTSQTTGSEEDEEEQVNYDEQQKMQQKRGFLVTVDGETDLELETLLKSSAYILGATGSSIVYKAVLEDGTTLAVRRIGDSGLEKFKDFDNQVRQIAKLRHPNLVRIRGFFWGSDEKLIIYDYVPNGSLANACSRKPGSSPYQLPWEVRLKIARGVGRGLTYLHEKKHVHGNLKPSNILLGADMEPMIGNFGLERLVWVGDNSYKAGGSDRHFGIGSKRSTQEQQGPGASPSTSSLGGTSQYMAPESPKNLKPNPKWDVYSFGVILLELLTGKMLSERELVQWNTGSSVAVEDSNRVLRMADVAIRADVEVLLACFKLGFACTSMLPQKRPSMKEVLQVLDKIPSSSHNHLLHY